A window from Bubalus kerabau isolate K-KA32 ecotype Philippines breed swamp buffalo chromosome 5, PCC_UOA_SB_1v2, whole genome shotgun sequence encodes these proteins:
- the ZFPL1 gene encoding zinc finger protein-like 1 isoform X2, with protein sequence MGLCKCPKRKVTNLFCFEHRVNVCEHCLVANHAKCIVQSYLQWLQDSDYNPNCRLCNIPLAARETTRLICYDLFHWACLNERAAQLPRNTAPAGYQCPSCSGPIFPPTNLAGPVASALREKLATVNWARAGLGLPLIDELVSPEPEPLNTSEFSDWSSFNASGSPEQEETASTSAAPAFYSQVPRPPASPSRPEQHTVIHMGNPEPLTHASAPRKVYDTRDDERAPGLHRDCDDDKYRRRPALGWLAQLLRSRAGSRKRPLTLLQRAGLLLLLGLLGFLALLALMSRLGRAAADSDPNLDPLMNPHIRVGPS encoded by the exons ATGGGACTTTGCAAGTGCCCCAAGAGGAAGGTGACCAACCTATTCTGCTTCGAACACCGGGTCAACGTCTGCGAGCACTGCCTGGTAGCCAATCACGCCAAG TGCATCGTCCAGTCCTACCTGCAGTGGCTCCAAGATAGCGATTACAACCCCAATTGCCGCCTGTGTAACATACCCCTGGCTGCTCGGGAGACAACCCGCCTCATCTGTTATG ATCTCTTCCACTGGGCCTGCCTCAATGAGCGTGCTGCCCAGCTCCCCCGAAACACAGCACCTGCTGGCTACCAGTGCCCCAGCTGCAGTGGCCCCATCTTCCCTCCAACCAACCTGGCTGGCCCTGTGGCCTCTGCGCTGAGAGAGAAGCTGGCCACGGTCAACTGGGCCCGGGCAGGACTGGGTCTTCCCCTG ATTGACGAGCTGGTGAGCCCAGAGCCTGAACCCCTCAACACGTCTGAGTTCTCTGACTGGTCCAGCTTTAATG CCAGCGGTAGCCCCGAACAGGAGGAGACAGCCAGCACTTCTGCTGCCCCAGCCTTCTACAGCCAAGTCCCCCGGCCCCCTGCTTCCCCGAGCCGGCCTGAACAGCACACGGTGATCCACATGGGCAATCCCGAGCCTCTGACTCACG CCTCAGCCCCAAGGAAGGTGTATGACACGCGGGATGATGAGCGGGCACCAGGCCTCCACCGGGATTGTGACGATGACAAGTACCGGCGCCGGCCAGCCCTGGGGTGGCTGGCCCAGCTGCTCAG GAGCCGGGCTGGGTCCCGTAAGCGGCCGCTGACCCTGCTGCAGCGggcggggctgctgctgctgctggggctgctggGCTTCCTGGCCCTGCTGGCCCTCATGTCTCGCCTGGGCCGGGCTGCTGCTGACAGCGACCCCAACCTGGACCCACTCATGAACCCTCACATCCGTGTGGGTCCCTCCTGA
- the TMEM262 gene encoding cation channel sperm-associated auxiliary subunit TMEM262 isoform X1 — protein sequence MMRWRDRVAVLFFPQGMILTMAALMLFFIHLAVFASDVHNFWVTYRYDRMSFRYTVVLMFSQVISICWAAMGSLYAEMTYDKFLRCFSLTILMLNGAMFFNRLSLEFLAIQYREESH from the exons ATGATGCGCTGGCGGGACCGTGTGGCTGTGCTCTTCTTCCCACAAGGCATGATTCTCACCATGGCCGCGCTGATGCTCTTCTTCATACACCTGGCTGTTTTTGCCAGCGACGTGCACAATTTCTGGGTCACCTACCGCTACGACCGCATGAGCTTCCGCTACACCGTTGTCCTGATG TTCTCCCAGGTAATCAGCATCTGCTGGGCCGCCATGGGGTCACTCTACGCGGAGATGACATATGACAAGTTTCTTCGCTGCTTTTCCCTGACCATCCTGA TGCTCAATGGGGCCATGTTCTTCAACCGCCTGTCCCTGGAGTTTCTCGCCATCCAGTACCGGGAAGAGAGCCACTGA
- the CDCA5 gene encoding sororin isoform X1, which yields MSERRTRSGGAFQCLGPSAPTPTRSLRKSQRKSGSDLSNTLPEIWPKAPQEAPARKPIVLKKIVAHTVEVRADRGVVGGEPGSGVDCVINSSPQIASINSPRRSPRIAFLLEKENNPPSKKLTKEDLFQTCSVPVTTPSTSVLCPVNAESNSWKGDLDARDLEMSKKVRRSYSRLETLGSASTSTPGRQSCFGFEGLLAAEDLAGVSPVVDSKLAEVPRVSVKPWAPDTTLPGISPLVVKEKRKKKKVPEILEYPMCCRATKPVCHSCLACALEPTSYAEPVCNC from the exons ATGTCCGAGAGACGAACCCGGTCCGGAGGGGCATTCCAGTGCCTCG GACCCAGCGCCCCAACTCCCACTCGGTCTCTGCGGAAGTCCCAGCGGAAATCAGGCTCTGATCTCTCAAACACCCTTCCGGAAATCTGGCCTAAG GCGCCTCAGGAGGCTCCAGCCAGAAAGCCCATCGTCTTGAAGAAGATCGTGGCCCATACTGTAGAGGTGAGGGCTGACAGAGGAGTTGTAGGTGGAGAGCCAGGATCGGGAGTCGACTGTGTGATCAACTCTTCTCCACAGATCGCATCCATTAACTCTCCTCGAAGAAGCCCCCGG ATCGCTTTTTtattggagaaagaaaacaaCCCTCCTAGCAAGAAGCTTACTAAGGAGGACCTCTTCCAGACCTGCAGTGTCCCTGTCACCACCCCCTCCACTTCTGTGCTATGCCCCGTGAATGCTGAGTCCAACTCCTGGAAAGGAGACTTGGACGCCAGAGACTTGGAAATGTCAAAGAAGGTCAGGCGCTCGTACAGCCGCCTGGAGACTCTGGGCTCCGCGTCCACCTCCACCCCAGGCCGCCAGTCCTGCTTTGGCTTTGAGGGGCTGCTGGCAGCTGAAGACTTGGCTGGAGTCTCACCAGTGGTGGATTCAAAGTTAGCTGAGGTCCCCAGGGTTTCTGTGAAGCCCTGGGCCCCAGACACAACTCTCCCTGGAATCTCCCCTCTGGTTGTGAAAGAGAAACGAAAGAAGAAAAAGGTGCCGGAGATCTTG GAAtatcccatgtgctgcagagcaactaagccagtgtgtcACAGCTGcctagcctgtgctctagagcccacgagctaCGCTGAGCCCGtgtgcaactgctga
- the CDCA5 gene encoding sororin isoform X2 translates to MSERRTRSGGAFQCLGPSAPTPTRSLRKSQRKSGSDLSNTLPEIWPKAPQEAPARKPIVLKKIVAHTVEVRADRGVVGGEPGSGVDCVINSSPQIASINSPRRSPRIAFLLEKENNPPSKKLTKEDLFQTCSVPVTTPSTSVLCPVNAESNSWKGDLDARDLEMSKKVRRSYSRLETLGSASTSTPGRQSCFGFEGLLAAEDLAGVSPVVDSKLAEVPRVSVKPWAPDTTLPGISPLVVKEKRKKKKVPEILKSELDEWAAAMNAEFEAAERFDLLVE, encoded by the exons ATGTCCGAGAGACGAACCCGGTCCGGAGGGGCATTCCAGTGCCTCG GACCCAGCGCCCCAACTCCCACTCGGTCTCTGCGGAAGTCCCAGCGGAAATCAGGCTCTGATCTCTCAAACACCCTTCCGGAAATCTGGCCTAAG GCGCCTCAGGAGGCTCCAGCCAGAAAGCCCATCGTCTTGAAGAAGATCGTGGCCCATACTGTAGAGGTGAGGGCTGACAGAGGAGTTGTAGGTGGAGAGCCAGGATCGGGAGTCGACTGTGTGATCAACTCTTCTCCACAGATCGCATCCATTAACTCTCCTCGAAGAAGCCCCCGG ATCGCTTTTTtattggagaaagaaaacaaCCCTCCTAGCAAGAAGCTTACTAAGGAGGACCTCTTCCAGACCTGCAGTGTCCCTGTCACCACCCCCTCCACTTCTGTGCTATGCCCCGTGAATGCTGAGTCCAACTCCTGGAAAGGAGACTTGGACGCCAGAGACTTGGAAATGTCAAAGAAGGTCAGGCGCTCGTACAGCCGCCTGGAGACTCTGGGCTCCGCGTCCACCTCCACCCCAGGCCGCCAGTCCTGCTTTGGCTTTGAGGGGCTGCTGGCAGCTGAAGACTTGGCTGGAGTCTCACCAGTGGTGGATTCAAAGTTAGCTGAGGTCCCCAGGGTTTCTGTGAAGCCCTGGGCCCCAGACACAACTCTCCCTGGAATCTCCCCTCTGGTTGTGAAAGAGAAACGAAAGAAGAAAAAGGTGCCGGAGATCTTG AAATCGGAGCTGGATGAGTGGGCCGCGGCCATGAATGCTGAGTTTGAAGCCGCTGAGCGCTTTGATCTCCTGGTTGAATGA
- the TMEM262 gene encoding cation channel sperm-associated auxiliary subunit TMEM262 isoform X2: MILTMAALMLFFIHLAVFASDVHNFWVTYRYDRMSFRYTVVLMFSQVISICWAAMGSLYAEMTYDKFLRCFSLTILMLNGAMFFNRLSLEFLAIQYREESH; the protein is encoded by the exons ATGATTCTCACCATGGCCGCGCTGATGCTCTTCTTCATACACCTGGCTGTTTTTGCCAGCGACGTGCACAATTTCTGGGTCACCTACCGCTACGACCGCATGAGCTTCCGCTACACCGTTGTCCTGATG TTCTCCCAGGTAATCAGCATCTGCTGGGCCGCCATGGGGTCACTCTACGCGGAGATGACATATGACAAGTTTCTTCGCTGCTTTTCCCTGACCATCCTGA TGCTCAATGGGGCCATGTTCTTCAACCGCCTGTCCCTGGAGTTTCTCGCCATCCAGTACCGGGAAGAGAGCCACTGA
- the ZFPL1 gene encoding zinc finger protein-like 1 isoform X1: MGCGTNAGVSGGGIYAGAVAQNVEGRWAGVWCWGGYERCLGKLIRVETNWAGKCVQVSRIWLPANCAAFLRVDYGTLQVPQEEGDQPILLRTPGQRLRALPGSQSRQDLFHWACLNERAAQLPRNTAPAGYQCPSCSGPIFPPTNLAGPVASALREKLATVNWARAGLGLPLIDELVSPEPEPLNTSEFSDWSSFNASGSPEQEETASTSAAPAFYSQVPRPPASPSRPEQHTVIHMGNPEPLTHASAPRKVYDTRDDERAPGLHRDCDDDKYRRRPALGWLAQLLRSRAGSRKRPLTLLQRAGLLLLLGLLGFLALLALMSRLGRAAADSDPNLDPLMNPHIRVGPS; encoded by the exons ATGGGATGCGGGACGAATGCGGGGGTCTCAGGAGGCGGGATTTATGCAGGGGCCGTGGCCCAGAATGTAGAGGGACGGTGGGCAGGAGTTTGGTGTTGGGGCGGATACGAGCGGTGTCTAGGGAAGTTAATAAGAGTGGAAACAAACTGGGCTGGTAAATGTGTACAGGTCAGCAGAATCTGGCTCCCTGCCAACTGTGCCGCTTTCCTCAGGGTCGACTATGGGACTTTGCAAGTGCCCCAAGAGGAAGGTGACCAACCTATTCTGCTTCGAACACCGGGTCAACGTCTGCGAGCACTGCCTGGTAGCCAATCACGCCAAG ATCTCTTCCACTGGGCCTGCCTCAATGAGCGTGCTGCCCAGCTCCCCCGAAACACAGCACCTGCTGGCTACCAGTGCCCCAGCTGCAGTGGCCCCATCTTCCCTCCAACCAACCTGGCTGGCCCTGTGGCCTCTGCGCTGAGAGAGAAGCTGGCCACGGTCAACTGGGCCCGGGCAGGACTGGGTCTTCCCCTG ATTGACGAGCTGGTGAGCCCAGAGCCTGAACCCCTCAACACGTCTGAGTTCTCTGACTGGTCCAGCTTTAATG CCAGCGGTAGCCCCGAACAGGAGGAGACAGCCAGCACTTCTGCTGCCCCAGCCTTCTACAGCCAAGTCCCCCGGCCCCCTGCTTCCCCGAGCCGGCCTGAACAGCACACGGTGATCCACATGGGCAATCCCGAGCCTCTGACTCACG CCTCAGCCCCAAGGAAGGTGTATGACACGCGGGATGATGAGCGGGCACCAGGCCTCCACCGGGATTGTGACGATGACAAGTACCGGCGCCGGCCAGCCCTGGGGTGGCTGGCCCAGCTGCTCAG GAGCCGGGCTGGGTCCCGTAAGCGGCCGCTGACCCTGCTGCAGCGggcggggctgctgctgctgctggggctgctggGCTTCCTGGCCCTGCTGGCCCTCATGTCTCGCCTGGGCCGGGCTGCTGCTGACAGCGACCCCAACCTGGACCCACTCATGAACCCTCACATCCGTGTGGGTCCCTCCTGA
- the NAALADL1 gene encoding aminopeptidase NAALADL1 — MQWVKVLGGVVAAAALLGLGIIVGHFAIPKGADSPAPSASASQDVDLKILETVIEQLDANRIRENLRELSKEPHLATSPRDEALVQLLLQRWQDPESGLDSARTTEYEVLLSFPSGEQPNRVDVVNSTGAILFSCRHSEENLTGEQGGPNVVPPYAAYAPPGTPQGPLVYANQGSEEDFKELQKKEVKLQDSIVLTRYGGVGRGAKAVNAAKYGVAGVLVYTDPKDINDGKSLPNETFPHSWCLPPSGVERGSYFEYFGDPLTPYLPAMPSSFRLNSDNASGFPPIPIQPIGFEDAQVLLCNLGGNLAPADWQGGLGCDYNLGPGFRSNGIFPEDGQVNVSVHNRLELRNSSNVLGIIRGAVEPDRYVLYGNHRDSWVHGAVDPSTGTAVLLELSRVLGTLLKKGTWRPRRSIVFASWGAEEFGLIGSTEFTEEFFSKLQERAVAYINVDISVFANATLRVQGTPPIQSVVFSAAKQISAPGSSGLSIYDNWIRYYNRSSSVYGLVPSVGTLGAGSDYAPFIHFLGISSMDIAYTYDRSKTSARIYPTYHTAFDTFDYVDKFLDPGFSSHQAVARTAGSVLLRLSDSLFLPLNISDYSETLRSFLQAAENLRVLLEQHGISLGPLVTAVERFEGAATAFNQRIATLREGTPDPLQVRMINDQLMLLERTFLNSQAFPEERYYSHVLWAPRTGSVATFPGLSNAYSQAQNAGHEPAAWAEVQRQLSIVVAALEGAAATLRPVADL; from the exons ATGCAGTGGGTGAAGGTGCTGGGAGGGGTGGTGGCGGCCGCTGCCCTCTTGGGGCTGGGGATCATTGTGGGTCACTTTGCCATCCCCAAGGGGGCTGACTCACCAGCCCCCAGTGCCTCAGCCTCCCAGGACGTGGACCTGAAGATCCTCGAGACTGTCATAGAACAGCTAGATGCCAACAGGATCCGGGAGAACCTTAG AGAACTCTCCAAGGAGCCACATCTGGCCACCAGCCCCCGGGATGAGGCGCTggtgcagctgctgctgcagcgCTGGCAGGACCCGGAGTCAGGCCTGGACTCAGCCAGGACCACTGAGTACGAAGTGCTGCTGTCCTTCCCCAGCGGGGAGCAGCCCAACCGTGTGGATGTGG TGAACTCCACTGgggccatcctcttctcctgccgaCACAGTGAAGAGAACCTGACTGGGGAGCAGGGGGGCCCCAATGTGGTGCCGCCCTATGCTGCCTATGCTCCCCCCGGAACCCCACAG GGCCCCCTCGTCTATGCCAACCAGGGCTCGGAAGAAGACTTCAAGGAACTACAGAAAAAGGAAGTCAAACTCCAAGATAGCATCGTCTTGACCCGCTATGGGGGTGTAGGGCGCGGAGCTAAG GCTGTGAATGCTGCCAAGTACGGGGTGGCTGGAGTGCTAGTGTACACGGACCCCAAAGACATCAATGACGGGAAGAGCTTGCCAAATGAGACCTTCCCACACTCCTGGTGCCTGCCTCCCTCGGGCGTGGAGCGAGGCTCCTACTTCGAGTATTTTGGGGACCCCTTGACTCCTTACCTTCCAGCTATGCCCTCCTCCTTCCGCCTAAACTCTGACAATGCCTCTGGATTTCCCCCAATTCCCATTCAGCCCATTGGCTTCGAGGATGCACAAGTCCTTCTCTG taACCTTGGAGGAAACCTTGCGCCGGCTGACTGGCAGGGAGGACTGGGCTGTGACTACAATTTGGGGCCAGGCTTCCGGTCGAATGGTATCTTCCCAGAAGACGG CCAGGTGAACGTGAGTGTCCACAACCGCCTGGAGCTGCGGAACTCCTCCAATGTCCTGGGGATCATCCGCGGGGCTGTGGAGCCAG ACCGCTACGTGCTATATGGAAACCACCGGGACAGCTGGGTTCACGGGGCCGTGGACCCCAGCACTGGTACTGCCGTCCTCTTGGAGCTCTCCCGCGTCCTGGGGACTCTGCTGAAGAAGG GCACCTGGCGTCCCCGCAGATCAATCGTGTTTGCGAGCTGGGGGGCAGAGGAGTTTGGTCTCATCGGCTCCACAGAATTCACGGAG GAGTTCTTCAGCAAGCTGCAGGAGCGCGCCGTGGCCTACATCAATGTGGACATCTCGGTGTTTG CCAATGCCACCCTGAGGGTGCAGGGCACGCCCCCGATCCAAAGCGTCGTCTTCTCCGCGGCCAAACAG ATCTCCGCACCGGGCTCCAGCGGTCTCAGCATCTATGACAATTGGATCCGATATTACAACCGTAGCAGCTCCGTGTACGGCCTGGTCCCCAG TGTGGGGACTCTGGGCGCTGGCAGCGATTATGCCCCTTTCATTCACTTCTTGGGCATCTCCTCCATGGACATCGCCTACACCTATGACCGG AGCAAGACCTCAGCCCGGATCTACCCCACCTACCACACAGCCTTTGACACCTTTGATTACGTGGACAAGTTTTTGGACCCTG GTTTCAGCAGCCATCAGGCCGTGGCCCGGACTGCGGGAAGTGTGCTTCTCCGGCTCAGTGACAGCCTCTTCCTGCCGCTTAACATCAGTGACTACAGCGAGACCCTCCGCAGCTTCCTGCAGGCTGCCGAGAACCTCAGGGTCCTATTGGAGCAGCACGGCATCAGCCTCG GACCTTTGGTGACTGCGGTGGAGAGGTTTGAGGGGGCAGCCACGGCATTCAACCAACGCATAGCAACACTGCGAGAGGGCACCCCTGA TCCCCTGCAGGTGAGGATGATCAACGACCAGCTGATGCTCTTGGAGCGGACTTTCCTGAACTCACAAGCCTTCCCAGAAGAACGCTACTACAG CCATGTGCTCTGGGCACCCCGCACCGGCTCTGTGGCCACGTTCCCTGGCCTGTCCAATGCCTATTCCCAGGCCCAGAACGCAGGCCACGAACCTGCAGCCTGGGCTGAGGTGCAGAGACAGCTCAGCATCGTGGTGGCAGCCCTGGAGGGCGCGGCAGCCACCCTGAGGCCTGTGGCTGACCTCTGA